The DNA region CCGCGCCAACATCAACCACGTCCGCAACTCGCACTACCCACCAAACGAGTACTTCTACTACCTCTGCGATAAGTACGGCATCTACCAGGAAGACGAAGCCAACATCGAATCGCACCAGTACTACTACGGCGCCGCGTCGCTCTCCCACCCACCGGAGTGGAAGAACGCCCACGTCGGCCGCGTGCTGGAAATGACCCACCAGAGCAAGAACTACCCGTCGATCGTCATCTGGTCGCTCGGTAACGAAGCCGGCCCTGGCCAGAACTTCGTCCACGCTTACGACGCCCTGAAGAAAGTCGACACGTCGCGCCCTGTCCAATACGAGCGCAACAACAACATCGTCGACATGGGCTCGAACCAGTACCCATCCATCGGATGGATGAAGAGTGCGGTCACCGGCAAAATGGGCATCAAGTACCCATTCCACATCTCGGAGTACGCCCACTCGATGGGTAACGCCGCCGGCAACCTCGTCGATTACTGGGAGGCAATCGAATCCACCAACTTCTTCTGCGGTGGCGCCATCTGGGACTGGGTCGACCAGTCGATCTACAACTACGATCCAGAAACCGGCGAGCGCTACCTCGCCTACGGCGGCGACTTCGGCGACAAGCCAAATGACGGACAGTTCGTCATGAACGGCATCATCTTCGCCGAACGCGATCCAAAGCCACAGTACTTCGAAGTGAAGAAGGTCTACCAAAACCTCGCGGTCTCCGCTCAGGACACCCAGGCTGGCACCTTCGAAATCTTCAACAAGAACTACTTCAAGTCGCTCTGCCACTTCGACCTCTCATGGTCGCTTTGGAAAGATGGCTCCCAAGTCGAGGAAGGTACCATCGACCTGCCGGAAATCGCAGCCCGCACCAAGGCGTCGATCACCGTCCCATACGATGTGACCAAGTTCGACCCGAGCTCCGAGTACTTCGTGAAGTTCCAGTTCAAGCTCGCTGAAGACCAGCCATGGGCCGAAAAGGGCTACGTCCAGGCGGACGAGCAGATCCTGCTGCAGGAAGCCGGCACCCAGCCGTCGATCGCAGAGGTCTCGAAAGCCAATGGCGGTGAGCTCAAAGGCACCAAGTTGAGCGATGACATCACCTTGATCGAAGGCGACAACTTCAAAGCCAAGTTCAACACCAAGGACGGCTCGCTCTACGCCCTCAGCTACGATGGCAAAACCATCATCGCCGACGGCAATGGCCCGCAGCTCGACGCATTCCGCGCCTACGTCAACAACGACGTCTGGGTCTACACCAACTGGTTCGACCGCGGCTTGCACAACCTCAAGCACACGGCCACCAGCTCGAAGATGCGCCGCAATGACGACGGAACCCTGACCCTCGCGTTCATCGTAGAGTCGCAGGCTCCGAACGCAGCCCGCCAACACGGCGGCACCAGCGGCGGCGTCATCCGCGTCGAGGAACTCACCAACCGCAAGTTCGGACCGGAGGACTTCAAGTTCACCACCAACCAAATCTGGACCGTCTACCCTGACGGCTCGATCGAACTGCAGTCGAGCATCACCTCGAACGATCCGGGCTTCATCCTGCCACGTCTCGGCTATGCCCTGACCGTGCCTAAGGAGTTCTCCGAGTTCACCTACTACGGCCGCGGACCGATCAACAACTACAACGACCGCAAGACCAGCCAGTTCATCGAGAAGCACGTCACCAAGGTCTCTGACATGGTGCTCAACTTCCCGAAACCTCAGGACATGGCCAACCGCGAAGAAGTTCGCTGGTGCGCCCTGACCAATGGCAATGCCGGTGCTGTCTTCGTCGCAACCGGTGACATGGCGGTCAGTGCGTTGCCATACACCGATCTGGACCTGGCAGTCGCCGGTCACCCGCACGAACTGCCTGAAGCTGGCGACACCGTGCTTCACCTCGATGCCAAAATGACCGGCCTCGGTGGTGCGAGCTGCGGCCAGGGCGGCCCGCTCGAGCACGACCGCGCCTACGCCAAACAAACCGACTTCGGGTTCATCATCCGCCCAGCAGGCGCTGACCTGGCAAAAATCGCCAAAGTCTCGCCAGCCGGCCAGGTGCCAATCTCGATCACCCGCTCGTTCGCTGGTGACGTGACCATCGCCTCGGCCAAGGATGGCGCCGAACTCGAGTACTCGGTCAACGGCGGTACCGCCAAAGCCTACACCACTCCGGTTCCTCTCCGTGAGGGCGGCACCATCCAGGCGTGGTACAAGGGCGACAAGCAGTCCAGCACCGAGATGACGTTCGCCAAGATCGATAAAATCGCCACCCGCGTCGTCTTCGTCAGCAGCGAAGAACCAGGCGGCGGCAACTCGGCCAAGAACCTCGTCGACAGCAACGCCTCGA from Sulfuriroseicoccus oceanibius includes:
- a CDS encoding glycoside hydrolase family 2 TIM barrel-domain containing protein; translated protein: MKTTTLGLMMSLAAPCFAAPTALDGFTFGSKEAPAGNEWESPEHLAHNKEQPRSIFYSFGDVESARKVLPEASQFWKSLDGQWKFNWAKDPDSRPKDFFKPSFDVSKWDEIPVPSNWNLLGIKDNLKYGVPIYCNQPVIFKHTVAVDDWRGGVMRTPPKDWVTYEHRNEVGSHRRTFEVPADWDGRELFVKFEGVDSFFYLWINGQYIGFSKNSRNAAIFNITDYVKKGENVIAVEVYRNSDGSFLEAQDMFRLPGIFRSVSLYSTPQVQVRDLFILPDLDDNYENGKLKVTADIRNLSEAKAAGYTIDYSLYANKLFSDENELVDGVTATAQVPDVAAGSEQEAVAELSMTAPKLWSAENPYRYTVVAQLKDASGNVVETVSAFTGFREVEIKETAAEDDEFGLAGRYYYINGKPVKLKGVNRHETHPATGHVLTREQMEEEVMLMRRANINHVRNSHYPPNEYFYYLCDKYGIYQEDEANIESHQYYYGAASLSHPPEWKNAHVGRVLEMTHQSKNYPSIVIWSLGNEAGPGQNFVHAYDALKKVDTSRPVQYERNNNIVDMGSNQYPSIGWMKSAVTGKMGIKYPFHISEYAHSMGNAAGNLVDYWEAIESTNFFCGGAIWDWVDQSIYNYDPETGERYLAYGGDFGDKPNDGQFVMNGIIFAERDPKPQYFEVKKVYQNLAVSAQDTQAGTFEIFNKNYFKSLCHFDLSWSLWKDGSQVEEGTIDLPEIAARTKASITVPYDVTKFDPSSEYFVKFQFKLAEDQPWAEKGYVQADEQILLQEAGTQPSIAEVSKANGGELKGTKLSDDITLIEGDNFKAKFNTKDGSLYALSYDGKTIIADGNGPQLDAFRAYVNNDVWVYTNWFDRGLHNLKHTATSSKMRRNDDGTLTLAFIVESQAPNAARQHGGTSGGVIRVEELTNRKFGPEDFKFTTNQIWTVYPDGSIELQSSITSNDPGFILPRLGYALTVPKEFSEFTYYGRGPINNYNDRKTSQFIEKHVTKVSDMVLNFPKPQDMANREEVRWCALTNGNAGAVFVATGDMAVSALPYTDLDLAVAGHPHELPEAGDTVLHLDAKMTGLGGASCGQGGPLEHDRAYAKQTDFGFIIRPAGADLAKIAKVSPAGQVPISITRSFAGDVTIASAKDGAELEYSVNGGTAKAYTTPVPLREGGTIQAWYKGDKQSSTEMTFAKIDKIATRVVFVSSEEPGGGNSAKNLVDSNASTIWHTMYSVTVAQYPHWVDFDGGEVKEIKGFTYLPRQDGGENGDIKDFTIQTSLDGKEWSEVIHKGTFKRNKAEKRVIFDKPVKARYVRFTGVNSQNGQDFAGGAEFSLLAD